The window ATCGCAGACGCAGTACGCGCGCTGGCGCGCGAGGTCGAGCGCGGCGTGCGAACAGCAGCCTCGATTGACGACGAGACGATCGCAACGCGTCTCTATACGGCCGGGCTTCCCGATCCGGATCTCGTCATTCGGACCGGTGGCGAACGCCGAATCTCCAACTTCTTGCTGTATCAGTCGGCTTACGCAGAGTTTTCTTGGACCGAGACCTTGTGGCCGGATTTTGGTGAAGCTGACCTTATGGCCGCGCTCGCAGATTTCGAACGGCGTCAGCGCCGCTACGGGACCTAAGAAAACCTAACCTCGGCCGGGAAGGGCTGAGGTAATGGCAGACGTCCTAATCGTAGGCGCGGGGCCTACCGGACTCACGCTCGCGATTCAGCTTGCGCGCTACGGCGTACCCGTTCGCATCGTCGACTGGGTGCCGGAGCCGATGCGCGAGTCGCGTGCCCTCGCGATTCAGCGTCGGAGCATGCAGCTTTTCGAACGCATCGAGGTTGCTGCGCTCTTGGTCGAGCGCGGCTTGCATTATCGCGAAGTGTTCGTGCATACGCCGCAAAAGGCGATCGTGCAACAGGAGCTCGACTTGCTCGCCGTACCGCAGAGCGAGACCGAGCGCATTCTCGGTGAGTGGTTGACGGTCCGCACCGGCACCCAAATCGAGCGTGGCGTGCGGCTCGTGCATCTCGAACAAGAGCCAGGCAAAGTCCGCGTGCATTTTCGCGGGCCTAGCGGCGAGACATCGGGCGAATACTCGTACGTGGTCGGATGCGACGGTGCGAACAGTACCGTTCGACATTTGCTCGACGTGCAGTTTTCCGGCGAGCAAGTCTCGGAGAGCTTCGCGCTCGGCGATCTGCAGATCGACGCGGATTTTCCGCGCGACGCCGTATCGATTCATCAAACGAGTGTGAACCTCGTCGCGATCTTTCCGTTGCCGAACGATCTCACGCGCGTGATCATCGAACGCGCCGCAGGGTTTGAATCCCTGCCGACACTCGATGATTTCCGCTCGGCGTTGTATCTGGCCGGAATTCAAGCGCGCAGCTACGGAGATCCGGTCTGGATCTCACAGCTCGTCACGAATCAGCGGCGCACGTTGACGATGGCAAAGGGACGCGTGTTCCTCGCCGGTGATGCAGCCCACACGCATTCACCACTCGGTGCGCAAGGGATGAACGCCGGCATCCAAGATGCGGAAAATCTCGCATGGAAGATCGCGCTCACGTATCGGCACGGAGCCTTCGCAACGGTCCTCAATTCATACGCGACCGAACGTGAAGCAATCGCAGCCAAGCTCGTTCGCAAAGTGCGTTCGCCTCGGGATCGCATCGCAGCGTTCGTCGAGCAGCCGGTCATCTACGATCGCAGCCCGATTGTGATGCGCGCAGCGACGCCGAAACCTGGTCCGGGCTCGCACGCTCCCGACGGGGCGTTGATTCGAACGCTCGACGGAACGGAAACAACAGTCTCCGCGATGTTCTCGACGCTGCGTCACCTCATGCTCGTGTTCACATACCGGCGCGATCAGTTCACTCACGAGATGCTCCTTGCGATGCAAGTCCACGCCGATCTCGTCGACGTACAAATCGTTGCGCGTGATGATTCGGTAGCGGGCGCGCAGCTGCTGGACGCGGCTGGAAGCGTCTTTCGCGCATTCGGCGCGGACGGTGAACCGCAATATGTGTTGATTCGTCCGGACGGCTACATCGCGGCACGTGGGGCACTACGCGACCACCGTATCGTCACGACGTATCTCTCGGACACTTTCGGGGTAATAACCGCCCAAGCTCCGTGAAATTTCCCAGAATAAGCCGCAAACGGTTCATCGTTCGTGCCGCTGTTCCAACGCTGGCGGCGAGCGCCGGAGTACGTCCCGACTTCGCGCCGGCAGCCGAGCAGCCGCTGGAAGAGCGGGGCCCCGGCCCGATTCCCGTTAGCCTGAAAATCAACGGCGAGACACACACGCTCGCTCTCGAGCCGCGCGTCACGTTGCTCGATGCGCTGCGCGAACGCCTCGGATTGACCGGCACCAAGAAGGGCTGCGATCAAGGCACGTGCGGCGCGTGCACGGTCCTGGTCGACGGCCGCCGCGTCAACGCGTGCCTGACGCTCGCCGTGATGGCCGAGGGAAAAGCCGTTACGACGATCGAGGGTCTCGGCTCGCCGGAGTCGTTGCATCCGATGCAGGCGGCGTTTCTTTCCAGCGACGGCTTCCAATGCGGCTATTGCACGCCGGGGCAGATTGTTTCTGCGGTCGGTCTCGTGTCTGAACGTCGCCCCACGAGCGACGATTCGTCGATTCGCATGTGGATGAGCGGCAACATCTGCCGCTGCGGCGCATATCCCAATATCGTTGACGCGATTCGCAAAGCGGGGCGTCACGCGTGAATCTTTTCCGATTTGCGCGCGCCGGTACGGCCGGCGCTGCGATCGCGACGGTTGAGGGCGATCCGCGCGCTTCGTACATTGCAGGCGGAACGAATATCGTCGACCTGATGAAAGACGACGCGGTCATGCCGTCCCTGCTCGTCGACATCACGATGCTGCCATTCGCGCACATCGACGCCGATGATTCGACCGTTCGCATCGGCGCGCTCTCGCGAATGAGCGATGTTGCAGACGCGAAAGCCGTGGTGCATGGCCTTCCCGCCGTCTCGCAAGCCTTGCTCGAGAGCGCATCACCGCAACTTCGCAATATGGCGACGATCGGCGGCAATATCATGCAGCGCACGCGCTGCGCATACTTCCGCGATGTCGCGACCGCGTGCAACAAGCGTTCCGACGGGACAGGGTGTTCGGCACTTGGAGGCGTCAATCGCATGCACGCAATCATGGGTGGCAGCGACCGCTGCATCTGCGTGCACGCCTCGGACCTCGCGGTTGCACTGGTCGCGTTCGACGCGATGCTGCACTTGCGTGGTTCGGCCGGTGAGCGGACGATGCCGCTATCTGATTTCTATCTGTTGCCGGGTTCGACGCCCGCGCGCGAGACGGCGCTTGCGCACGGTGAGCTGATCGCCGCGGTCGAGGTTCCCCTCGCCGCGTACACCCGTAATTCGACATATTTGAAAGCGCGCGATCGCAGCCAGTACGAATTTGCGCTTGTGTCGGTGGCGGCGGGTCTCGACATCTCCGGCGGACAGATCCGCGCCGCACGGATTGCGCTCGGCGGCGTCGCGCCCGTCCCGTGGCGCGCGCGTGAAGCCGAACGCGCACTGCAAGGTCAAACTCCGTCGCGAGCCGTTTTCACTGCAGCCGCGCAGAGCGCGCTTCGCGGCGCGCGCGGTTACGGTCAAAATGACTACAAGATACCGCTCGCGCAGCGCGCGATCGTCCGCGCATTGCAAACGGTATCCGGGAGCGCCGCATGAGCAAACTCGTCGGCGACCCCATCGCACGCGTCGACGGCGCGCTCAAGGTAACTGGCCGGGCGAAATACACGGCGGAAGTTCCGATCGCAGGTCTTACGTACGCGGTGATGGTGACGAGCACGATCGGCAACGGCAAGATCGTCTCGATCGATCAGTCGCAAGCACGCAAAGAACCTGGTGTGATCGTGATTCTGACGCACGGAAATGCTCCGCGCGTTCACATTGCCGAGCCAAACGGACAAGCGCGCGTTTTGCGCGTGCTCCAGGATGACATCGTCTACTATGACCGCCAACCCGTCGCAGTTGTCGTAGCCGACACGTTTGAGCGCGCCACTCATGCCGCCTCTCTGCTGCGAATCGAGTATACGGCGCAACCCGTAGCAACGCGCATCGAAGCCGGAACTCCTTACGCGCCCAAAGCCATCCAAGGCCATGCGGCGGATTTGAAACGCGGCGACGCGGACACCGCCTTCGCGTCGGCCGCCGTCAAGCTCGATCGGACGTATCGCACGCCGATCTATCATCATAATCCCATGGAACCACACGCGTCGACCGCGACATGGGATGGAGACAAGCTCACGGTCTACAACGCGTCGCAGGGCGTCGATGGTGACCGGCGTGTCTTGGCGAGCACGTTTGGACTTCCGGTTCAAAGCGTGCGCGTGATCTCGTCGTACATCGGCGGCGGTTTCGGCTGCAAGGGCACGCCGTGGTCGCACGTCGTTCTGGCCGCGATGGCAGCGAAGGTTACGAATCGTCCGGTCAAGCTCGTTCTGACGCGACCGCAGATGTTCAGCTCGGTCGGACACCGGCCGGAAACGATTCAACGTGTCGCATTGGGCGCCGACCGTAACGGCAAGATTGCGGCGCAAATCCACGAGGTCACGTCGCACACGTCAACGTTCGATGAGTTCACCGAGCCTTCGGGACGCTTTAGCGTCATGCTCTACAACGTTCCGAACTCGCGCATCACTCAGAGGCTCGTTCGCTTGAACACCGCGACGCCGACCTTTACACGAGCACCCGGCGAGACAAGCGGGTCCTTTGCGTTTGAATCGGCGATGGATGAGCTCGCGTACCAACTCGGGATCGATCCGCTCGAGCTGCGTTTGCGTAATTACGCGGAAACCGACCCGGATTCGCGATTGCCTTATTCGAGCAAATCGCTGCGTGCGTGCTACGAGCAAGGCGCCCAGCGCTTCGGTTGGAGCCGCCGCAATCCAAGAGTCCGCAGTATGCGCGACCGCAACCTGCTGGTCGGCATGGGCGTCGCGACCGCCGTCTATCCGTCAAATCGGAGCGAAGCCGGTGGACTCGTGCGCATCTTCCGTGACGGAACGGCGCTCGTGAACAGCGCGGGCGTCGACATCGGAACGGGTGCTTATACCGTGTTCACGCAGGTGGCTGCCGAAACGTTAGGATTCCCCGTCGAGCGTGTTCGGATCGGACTTGGCGATACGGCGATGCCCATCGCGCCGAATGCCGGCGGCTCGCAGCTGACGGCGAGCGTCGGGACCGCGATCAAGCTCGCGGCGGATGACGCGCGCACAAGGGTCGCGGCGCTCGGCAACGTCTCTCCGGATAGGTTGACGTCGCCGGAAGCCTACGCGGCGATCTTGCGCAAGGCCGGCGTTGCGAGCGTTGACGGAACTTCGGATGCAAAGAAGCCGGATGATTCGCAGAAAAAATTCGCGACGCTCGCGTTTGGTGCGCACTTTGCGGAAGTGCATGTCGATCCGGATCTCGGCCAGGTGCGCGTCGCGCGCTTCGTCGGCGCGTTTGCATCCGGGCGCATCC of the Candidatus Baltobacteraceae bacterium genome contains:
- a CDS encoding 2Fe-2S iron-sulfur cluster-binding protein, coding for MKFPRISRKRFIVRAAVPTLAASAGVRPDFAPAAEQPLEERGPGPIPVSLKINGETHTLALEPRVTLLDALRERLGLTGTKKGCDQGTCGACTVLVDGRRVNACLTLAVMAEGKAVTTIEGLGSPESLHPMQAAFLSSDGFQCGYCTPGQIVSAVGLVSERRPTSDDSSIRMWMSGNICRCGAYPNIVDAIRKAGRHA
- a CDS encoding xanthine dehydrogenase family protein molybdopterin-binding subunit is translated as MSKLVGDPIARVDGALKVTGRAKYTAEVPIAGLTYAVMVTSTIGNGKIVSIDQSQARKEPGVIVILTHGNAPRVHIAEPNGQARVLRVLQDDIVYYDRQPVAVVVADTFERATHAASLLRIEYTAQPVATRIEAGTPYAPKAIQGHAADLKRGDADTAFASAAVKLDRTYRTPIYHHNPMEPHASTATWDGDKLTVYNASQGVDGDRRVLASTFGLPVQSVRVISSYIGGGFGCKGTPWSHVVLAAMAAKVTNRPVKLVLTRPQMFSSVGHRPETIQRVALGADRNGKIAAQIHEVTSHTSTFDEFTEPSGRFSVMLYNVPNSRITQRLVRLNTATPTFTRAPGETSGSFAFESAMDELAYQLGIDPLELRLRNYAETDPDSRLPYSSKSLRACYEQGAQRFGWSRRNPRVRSMRDRNLLVGMGVATAVYPSNRSEAGGLVRIFRDGTALVNSAGVDIGTGAYTVFTQVAAETLGFPVERVRIGLGDTAMPIAPNAGGSQLTASVGTAIKLAADDARTRVAALGNVSPDRLTSPEAYAAILRKAGVASVDGTSDAKKPDDSQKKFATLAFGAHFAEVHVDPDLGQVRVARFVGAFASGRILNAQTARNQYMGGIVWGIGNALTEITRTDLRSGRIMTANLAEYLVPTNADVPAIEVVIVPEEDPHINPIGVKGIGEIGIVGAAPAIANAVYHATGVRVRELPITPDKLLT
- a CDS encoding xanthine dehydrogenase family protein subunit M, with protein sequence MNLFRFARAGTAGAAIATVEGDPRASYIAGGTNIVDLMKDDAVMPSLLVDITMLPFAHIDADDSTVRIGALSRMSDVADAKAVVHGLPAVSQALLESASPQLRNMATIGGNIMQRTRCAYFRDVATACNKRSDGTGCSALGGVNRMHAIMGGSDRCICVHASDLAVALVAFDAMLHLRGSAGERTMPLSDFYLLPGSTPARETALAHGELIAAVEVPLAAYTRNSTYLKARDRSQYEFALVSVAAGLDISGGQIRAARIALGGVAPVPWRAREAERALQGQTPSRAVFTAAAQSALRGARGYGQNDYKIPLAQRAIVRALQTVSGSAA
- a CDS encoding FAD-dependent monooxygenase, whose amino-acid sequence is MADVLIVGAGPTGLTLAIQLARYGVPVRIVDWVPEPMRESRALAIQRRSMQLFERIEVAALLVERGLHYREVFVHTPQKAIVQQELDLLAVPQSETERILGEWLTVRTGTQIERGVRLVHLEQEPGKVRVHFRGPSGETSGEYSYVVGCDGANSTVRHLLDVQFSGEQVSESFALGDLQIDADFPRDAVSIHQTSVNLVAIFPLPNDLTRVIIERAAGFESLPTLDDFRSALYLAGIQARSYGDPVWISQLVTNQRRTLTMAKGRVFLAGDAAHTHSPLGAQGMNAGIQDAENLAWKIALTYRHGAFATVLNSYATEREAIAAKLVRKVRSPRDRIAAFVEQPVIYDRSPIVMRAATPKPGPGSHAPDGALIRTLDGTETTVSAMFSTLRHLMLVFTYRRDQFTHEMLLAMQVHADLVDVQIVARDDSVAGAQLLDAAGSVFRAFGADGEPQYVLIRPDGYIAARGALRDHRIVTTYLSDTFGVITAQAP